A region of Hydrogenobacter sp. DNA encodes the following proteins:
- the moeB gene encoding molybdopterin-synthase adenylyltransferase MoeB produces MFKFTEEQIRRYARHIILPEVGGKGQEKLLNSKVLVVGAGGLGSPSIFYLAAAGVGTIGIVDFDVVDFSNLQRQILHTTERVGLPKVESARITVEKLNPDVEVKTYNTMLNKQNIMDIIKDYDVILDGTDNFPTRFLINDACFFAGKPLVSAAMLRFEGQITVFDFRMREHSPCYRCLFPEPPPPGLVPSCQEAGILGSIGGIMGCIQATEAIKLLLGIGEPLVGKLLVMDALSMDFRKVKLRKDPACPLCGEKASIKELIEYEQVCDVHF; encoded by the coding sequence ATGTTCAAGTTTACAGAGGAGCAGATAAGAAGGTACGCAAGACATATAATTTTGCCGGAAGTAGGAGGCAAAGGGCAGGAAAAACTGCTCAATTCAAAAGTCTTAGTCGTAGGTGCAGGCGGTTTAGGTTCTCCTTCCATCTTCTATCTTGCAGCCGCAGGTGTTGGAACCATAGGTATAGTAGATTTTGATGTGGTAGACTTTTCAAATCTTCAAAGGCAGATCCTTCACACTACTGAGAGGGTAGGTCTTCCTAAGGTGGAGTCAGCTCGTATCACAGTAGAGAAGCTAAATCCGGATGTAGAAGTAAAAACATACAACACTATGCTAAACAAACAAAACATTATGGACATAATAAAGGATTACGATGTTATTCTTGACGGTACGGATAACTTCCCTACGAGATTTCTCATAAACGATGCGTGTTTCTTTGCAGGCAAACCGCTTGTGTCAGCTGCCATGCTGAGGTTTGAAGGGCAGATAACTGTTTTTGATTTCAGGATGAGGGAACATTCTCCATGTTACAGATGCCTATTTCCTGAGCCACCACCCCCTGGACTCGTTCCGAGCTGTCAAGAAGCGGGGATTCTCGGTTCAATAGGCGGTATAATGGGTTGTATTCAGGCAACTGAAGCTATAAAGCTACTCTTGGGCATAGGAGAGCCTTTGGTGGGTAAGCTTTTGGTGATGGACGCCCTTTCAATGGACTTTAGGAAAGTAAAACTGCGCAAAGATCCTGCGTGTCCTCTATGTGGTGAAAAGGCGAGTATAAAGGAACTTATAGAGTACGAACAAGTTTGCGATGTACATTTTTGA
- a CDS encoding ABC transporter substrate binding protein: MRVAFLFLYLFLIFSCSNEEKRIAVVISGEGRMSKVRGFEDGLRALGVRDVKFDVYVGDNNLKKLEEKTIEVINKLQKYELIAVGGSIEAYYIRKLKPDMKKPIVLMGGTAVKSWGLTDSMERPTYNITGVDNLNAELMEKRMEIFHKLFPNINKVVVFCTPRFEASKVATRITIKAGEKYGIKVVPVSVRDAVDLEYVISHMKEDGFGGIVITPCFYTENFLTSYILQYANFYQVPVMCLSPEQAKAGCPVSYGSSGYEQGYQSAFIAYRLLKGEKVKDIPFEKVKNLRLVINEKTLREQRIPYDSRAISLADQVLR, translated from the coding sequence ATGCGAGTTGCTTTTTTATTTTTGTACCTTTTTTTGATCTTCTCATGTTCAAATGAAGAAAAGAGGATAGCTGTAGTTATATCTGGTGAAGGTAGGATGAGTAAAGTGCGTGGTTTTGAAGATGGACTTAGGGCGCTTGGGGTTAGGGATGTAAAATTTGATGTATATGTGGGAGATAACAACTTAAAAAAGCTGGAGGAAAAAACCATTGAGGTGATAAACAAACTTCAAAAGTACGAACTTATAGCTGTTGGGGGTAGTATAGAAGCTTACTATATAAGAAAACTAAAACCTGATATGAAAAAGCCTATAGTACTTATGGGAGGTACCGCTGTAAAGTCTTGGGGGCTTACAGATAGTATGGAAAGACCTACATACAATATAACCGGGGTGGATAACCTGAATGCGGAGCTTATGGAAAAAAGAATGGAGATATTTCACAAGTTATTCCCAAACATAAATAAGGTTGTAGTTTTCTGTACACCTCGATTTGAGGCATCAAAGGTAGCAACGAGAATAACAATAAAAGCAGGGGAAAAATACGGTATAAAGGTGGTTCCCGTATCAGTAAGAGATGCAGTTGACTTAGAGTATGTGATAAGCCACATGAAGGAGGATGGTTTCGGTGGTATAGTGATAACGCCGTGTTTTTATACGGAGAATTTTTTAACTTCTTATATACTCCAGTACGCTAACTTTTATCAGGTACCTGTCATGTGTCTATCACCTGAGCAAGCAAAAGCTGGCTGTCCGGTTTCTTACGGAAGCTCCGGCTACGAGCAAGGGTATCAGTCGGCTTTTATAGCCTATAGGTTGCTAAAAGGAGAAAAGGTAAAAGACATACCCTTTGAAAAGGTGAAAAATTTGAGACTCGTGATAAACGAGAAAACCCTTAGAGAGCAAAGAATTCCTTACGATTCGCGTGCTATCTCCCTTGCCGATCAGGTACTCAGATGA
- a CDS encoding ATP-binding protein, whose product MRKSLKGRILLLLTLVLMVQIISYANHFYILRSEFLEMWRKDANILVYAISDKLSSALEEKISKISTLIAKYEKMGLYPEEILWRLSGDVDGVTEGAFYDPSGRLVTYSSRLRTLSNFEDTLNSLLERTQMIGYYTDNYGELYVRVKIPDFQDNVFKGFYVISINVNTLLENMYPVNVQDVNLYLLDSKGKVLLSVRQKSEESPLKVRAKVKGTGWILVLEQPYTTVVNPAYRFLLRASLFGIVNTVGLGIVAFLVVLRIFKPLDRLKGNLLEWNEKRHINLKGDDEIGILSKTFEELIKRLEREKEVYMSIFNNFVDGMLLVDMEGNIKKVNRSFLERYSANEESLVGKNIEQFIEPYSYNALFIPEAFLTLGNKKYVVNVYAVRIKTEDGNFILYQLKDLTEKKELELMIYRTSKLSVAGEIACSIAHQLNNPLASILTYAEYIHNTSDNEKLKEKAQVIMKQALKSAQTVRKLLDIAKAFDGKPQEINPCDITREVVELLAFKARKKGVTLEFICDTNTEASVVCFPWKLEQILVNVIENAIDASLQDQKVEIRLKHEGDRFVWIVRDYGNGIPEDELHKVFEPFYTTKKDGIGLGLSLAKRFIEDMGGHIELKNMGNGMEVRIIVVSQVR is encoded by the coding sequence ATGAGGAAGAGTTTAAAGGGGAGGATACTTCTGCTTCTGACCTTAGTACTTATGGTTCAGATAATTTCCTACGCTAACCATTTTTATATTCTCAGATCAGAATTCCTTGAAATGTGGAGGAAGGACGCCAACATACTTGTGTATGCTATATCCGACAAATTAAGTTCAGCTTTGGAAGAGAAAATAAGTAAGATAAGTACGCTAATTGCTAAGTACGAGAAGATGGGCTTATATCCTGAGGAGATCCTGTGGCGCTTATCAGGAGATGTGGATGGTGTTACTGAAGGTGCTTTTTACGATCCGAGCGGTAGGCTGGTGACATATTCAAGCAGACTAAGAACTCTATCAAACTTTGAAGATACGCTGAATTCATTGCTTGAAAGAACACAAATGATCGGATATTATACAGACAACTACGGAGAGTTATACGTCAGGGTTAAGATTCCTGACTTTCAGGACAATGTTTTTAAAGGTTTTTACGTAATAAGTATAAATGTGAATACACTTTTGGAAAATATGTACCCTGTAAATGTGCAGGATGTCAATCTTTACCTTTTGGACAGCAAGGGTAAGGTTCTCCTCAGTGTGCGCCAGAAAAGTGAGGAAAGCCCATTGAAGGTGAGAGCTAAGGTAAAAGGTACTGGCTGGATACTTGTCCTTGAGCAACCATATACCACAGTTGTAAATCCTGCTTACAGATTCTTGCTTAGGGCTTCCCTGTTTGGCATAGTAAACACTGTAGGATTGGGGATCGTAGCTTTTTTAGTTGTACTGCGCATATTCAAGCCACTTGATAGGTTAAAAGGGAATCTTCTTGAGTGGAACGAAAAGAGGCATATAAACCTAAAAGGTGATGACGAGATAGGCATTCTCTCTAAGACCTTTGAAGAGCTAATAAAGCGCCTTGAGAGGGAAAAGGAGGTTTATATGAGCATCTTTAACAATTTCGTTGACGGTATGCTTCTCGTAGATATGGAGGGAAATATAAAAAAGGTCAACAGGAGTTTTTTGGAAAGATACTCAGCCAACGAAGAAAGCCTTGTAGGTAAAAACATCGAGCAGTTCATAGAACCTTACTCATACAACGCCCTCTTTATTCCCGAAGCCTTTCTTACCTTAGGGAATAAAAAGTACGTAGTTAACGTATACGCAGTGAGGATAAAAACCGAAGATGGTAACTTTATCCTTTACCAGCTCAAGGATTTAACTGAGAAGAAAGAGCTTGAACTTATGATTTATAGGACATCAAAACTCTCAGTAGCTGGAGAAATAGCGTGTTCAATAGCTCACCAGCTTAACAATCCTCTTGCCTCTATACTTACATATGCGGAGTACATACATAACACTTCCGACAATGAAAAGCTAAAAGAGAAGGCTCAAGTGATAATGAAACAGGCACTCAAAAGTGCGCAGACAGTCAGGAAACTTTTGGACATAGCAAAAGCCTTTGATGGAAAACCTCAAGAGATAAATCCATGCGATATAACCAGAGAAGTGGTAGAACTTTTGGCTTTTAAAGCTAGGAAAAAGGGGGTCACCCTTGAATTTATATGTGATACCAACACAGAAGCAAGCGTAGTATGCTTTCCTTGGAAGTTAGAACAGATACTGGTAAATGTCATAGAAAATGCCATAGATGCCTCTTTACAAGACCAAAAGGTGGAGATAAGACTAAAACACGAAGGTGATCGCTTCGTATGGATCGTGAGAGATTACGGGAACGGAATTCCCGAGGATGAACTTCACAAAGTGTTTGAACCTTTCTACACAACGAAAAAGGACGGTATTGGTCTTGGACTTTCCTTAGCTAAGAGATTTATAGAGGATATGGGTGGACACATAGAGCTTAAAAATATGGGAAATGGTATGGAAGTCAGGATAATTGTGGTTTCCCAAGTTAGGTGA
- a CDS encoding sigma-54 dependent transcriptional regulator, with protein sequence MRLLIVEDDEDLGRLLKEYFDERSYKVWLATNGREAIEHIEKYSFDLVLLDLLLPDIDGMQLLERVKFSQNLTEIVVLTGHGTIKTAVEAMKRGAYDFLTKPCTLEEIETTLEKAYQSLAVKRENELLRKEKNLKEEGFIFESKKMKEVLRQVEKIACSDCPVLIVGETGVGKEVVARIVHNVSDRSSKPFIAINIASIPKDLLEAELFGYERGAFTGASTSKEGFFELADGGVLFLDEISEIDLSLQAKLLRVIETKKFYRVGGRKEIESNVRIISATNKDLRELVKAGKFREDLYFRLNTFELCIPPLRERKEDIIPIAEHFLKIFSAKYSRSVKGFTQKAKNLLLTYNYPGNVRELRNIVERICLLCEGEYIDEKDLSFLNFQGYKLLRELEKKKIEEALREVNYNKKLASEMLGIPLRTLYRKIEKYRIKPEP encoded by the coding sequence ATGAGGCTTTTGATAGTTGAAGATGATGAAGACCTGGGCAGATTACTTAAAGAGTATTTTGATGAAAGAAGTTACAAGGTATGGCTTGCAACCAATGGAAGGGAGGCTATAGAACACATTGAAAAATACAGTTTTGATCTCGTATTACTTGATCTTCTCCTTCCGGACATTGATGGCATGCAACTCCTTGAAAGGGTAAAGTTCTCACAAAACCTCACAGAAATTGTTGTGCTGACTGGACACGGTACTATAAAGACAGCTGTAGAAGCTATGAAAAGGGGAGCCTATGACTTTTTGACAAAGCCTTGCACACTTGAAGAGATAGAAACGACACTTGAGAAGGCTTACCAATCTCTTGCCGTTAAAAGGGAAAACGAACTTTTGAGGAAAGAGAAAAACCTTAAAGAGGAAGGTTTCATCTTTGAAAGTAAGAAGATGAAAGAAGTTCTAAGGCAAGTAGAAAAAATAGCCTGCAGCGATTGTCCTGTCCTTATTGTAGGGGAAACGGGCGTAGGAAAAGAGGTTGTGGCAAGGATCGTGCATAATGTGAGCGACAGGAGTTCAAAACCCTTCATAGCTATCAATATAGCCTCAATACCGAAGGATCTGTTGGAAGCTGAGCTTTTCGGTTACGAAAGGGGGGCATTTACTGGGGCAAGCACTTCAAAGGAGGGCTTTTTTGAGCTTGCGGATGGTGGCGTACTTTTTTTGGATGAGATAAGTGAGATAGATCTTTCTCTTCAGGCTAAACTCCTCAGGGTTATAGAGACAAAGAAGTTCTACAGAGTGGGAGGCAGAAAAGAAATAGAGAGCAATGTGAGAATTATAAGCGCAACCAACAAAGATCTCAGGGAACTTGTAAAAGCTGGCAAGTTTAGGGAAGATCTTTACTTCAGGCTCAATACCTTTGAGTTGTGCATACCACCTTTAAGAGAAAGGAAGGAGGACATAATACCTATCGCGGAACACTTTTTAAAGATATTTTCTGCCAAATACTCCAGAAGTGTAAAGGGTTTTACCCAAAAGGCAAAGAATTTGTTACTTACTTACAATTATCCGGGAAATGTGAGAGAGCTCAGGAACATCGTGGAAAGGATATGTTTGCTGTGCGAAGGCGAATACATAGATGAGAAAGATCTAAGCTTTTTAAACTTTCAAGGGTATAAACTCCTTAGGGAGCTGGAGAAAAAGAAAATAGAGGAGGCTTTGAGAGAAGTAAACTACAACAAAAAACTTGCATCGGAGATGTTAGGTATCCCCCTCAGAACCCTATACAGAAAGATAGAGAAATACCGCATAAAGCCAGAACCTTAG
- the argJ gene encoding bifunctional glutamate N-acetyltransferase/amino-acid acetyltransferase ArgJ — protein sequence MNVLMGIGKAGLKREGKPDLLVILLPQVCNASFLFTNNHFKAGSVIYSQKVFEKSQTVRAFVINSGNANCGVGKESITHARMMAQRVAKNLDIEDDQVLVFSTGIIGKPLPIENLLKAIDSACSVLEPLDLKRASEVISTTDSFPKYDFAKVGSLEVYGFAKGAGMIHPSMATMLAFLFTNAHVDSFTLNQLHREVAERTFNSISVDGCISTNDSFGIVSLGVVKEDLERVKQAVYEVSLNLAKKIVEDGEGATRIIKVIVKNASIELKARTIAEKIATSNLVKTAIFGKDPNWGRVLAAAGSTPFPIDQFKVKLYIGEHLVYDGKAHLKATENAKRYIEENREVQITLDLMEGKESWVYYSCDLSYDYVRINAEYTS from the coding sequence ATGAACGTTCTCATGGGAATAGGAAAGGCAGGGCTAAAAAGAGAAGGAAAACCTGACCTGCTTGTGATACTTCTCCCTCAGGTTTGTAATGCATCTTTTCTTTTTACTAACAATCACTTCAAAGCTGGAAGCGTAATATACTCCCAAAAGGTTTTTGAAAAGAGCCAGACAGTTAGAGCTTTTGTTATAAATAGCGGTAACGCCAATTGTGGTGTGGGGAAAGAGAGCATAACGCATGCCAGAATGATGGCACAGAGAGTAGCTAAAAACCTTGATATTGAAGATGATCAGGTGCTTGTTTTTTCTACCGGGATTATTGGTAAGCCCCTACCCATAGAGAACCTTTTAAAAGCTATAGATAGCGCTTGCAGTGTCCTTGAACCTCTTGATCTCAAAAGAGCGAGTGAAGTTATATCTACTACTGACAGCTTTCCCAAGTATGACTTTGCAAAGGTGGGCTCGCTTGAAGTTTATGGCTTTGCGAAGGGAGCGGGTATGATCCATCCGAGCATGGCTACCATGCTTGCCTTTTTGTTTACTAACGCTCATGTGGATAGCTTTACTTTGAATCAACTGCACAGGGAAGTAGCCGAAAGAACTTTCAATTCAATTAGCGTTGATGGTTGCATAAGTACAAATGACAGCTTTGGAATCGTGAGCTTGGGTGTGGTTAAAGAAGATCTTGAAAGGGTAAAGCAAGCGGTGTATGAAGTATCCTTGAACCTTGCCAAGAAAATAGTGGAAGATGGTGAAGGTGCAACGAGGATAATAAAAGTGATCGTAAAAAACGCATCCATTGAGCTAAAGGCGAGGACCATAGCGGAGAAGATAGCCACATCAAACCTTGTAAAGACCGCCATTTTTGGAAAGGATCCTAATTGGGGAAGGGTGCTTGCGGCAGCAGGATCCACTCCCTTTCCTATAGACCAATTCAAGGTAAAGCTTTACATAGGCGAACATTTGGTTTACGATGGGAAGGCTCACTTAAAAGCTACAGAAAACGCAAAAAGGTACATAGAGGAAAATAGGGAGGTTCAGATAACACTTGACCTAATGGAAGGTAAAGAAAGCTGGGTATACTACAGTTGTGATCTTTCCTACGACTATGTAAGAATCAATGCAGAGTATACGAGCTGA
- the mazG gene encoding nucleoside triphosphate pyrophosphohydrolase: MDELKSLLEVVAKIRKDCPWDKRQTHESLKRYLLEEAYELLEAIDKKDDKLLLEELGDMLLQVLMHAQIAKERKAFDIQDVARQLRQKLIDRHPHVFGCEPAEDILKKWEERKAKDRESILDGVPKIMPALMRSQKLQDRASLVGFDFENLQQVFDKIQEEIQELKEAIKEGNKDNIQHEIGDVLTAVVELSRFLKVDAELALQKANDRFERRFRYMEKKAKEMGIELKDMSLKEMDGLWLEAKRFDKDEAFDS, encoded by the coding sequence ATGGACGAACTGAAGTCCCTTTTGGAAGTTGTAGCGAAGATAAGAAAAGACTGTCCATGGGATAAAAGGCAAACCCACGAAAGTCTCAAAAGGTATCTCTTAGAAGAAGCTTACGAGCTTTTGGAAGCCATAGACAAAAAGGATGACAAATTGCTTCTTGAAGAGCTTGGCGATATGCTTCTTCAAGTACTTATGCACGCACAGATAGCTAAAGAAAGAAAAGCCTTTGATATTCAGGATGTTGCGAGACAGCTGAGGCAAAAGCTCATAGACAGACATCCTCATGTTTTTGGCTGTGAACCCGCAGAGGATATTCTCAAAAAATGGGAGGAAAGAAAGGCAAAGGACAGGGAAAGTATCCTTGACGGCGTTCCTAAAATTATGCCCGCCTTGATGCGCTCTCAAAAACTTCAGGACAGAGCGAGTCTTGTAGGCTTTGATTTTGAAAACCTACAGCAGGTATTTGATAAAATACAGGAGGAGATACAAGAGCTAAAAGAAGCTATAAAAGAAGGGAACAAGGATAACATACAGCATGAGATTGGGGACGTACTCACAGCGGTAGTTGAGCTTTCAAGATTTTTGAAAGTTGATGCGGAGCTTGCACTTCAAAAGGCAAACGATAGGTTTGAAAGGAGATTTAGGTATATGGAAAAAAAGGCAAAAGAGATGGGAATTGAGCTCAAAGATATGAGCCTCAAAGAGATGGATGGTCTCTGGCTTGAAGCCAAGAGGTTTGATAAAGATGAGGCTTTTGATAGTTGA
- a CDS encoding efflux RND transporter permease subunit — protein MYRFFIRRPVTTIMFMLSFVLLGLFTYTKIPVDRLPNVDFPIVTVTTTYQGADPGVVDTNVTRYIEDEVSTVSGIDAIISQSYAGTSRVTIVFTLDKNIDVGAQEVRDAVQRAYRRMPVGVDPPVVTKVDTSGFPILAIHLHSKSVDYQTIAYYADKVISREFQKINGVGNVGLGGFRDNVLWVRIFPERLYSYGITPVDVLNAVSNNHLEVPTGTIYGKDKEYIIRLYGKVQDPKELDDTYIKGNIKLRDVGFVEFTEDEKRGMARFKGEQSVAMIIYKQSGFNTVAVADAVKAKMAELNKQLPPGMRMDITFDTSVFPKDSAHAAVEEIIMGSFLTAIVVFLFLGSFRLTFIPIFAIPVTLLSAVIFLYYTGNSLNTFTLLALAVAVGIVIDDAIVVIESIYRRREEGLERIEAAEVGTRIVVFALLASTSSLVIVFLPIIFLKGVIGSFFGSFALTLVVAIAVSYVVAISFTPMASARMIREVKENAFMRVYGKFEALFDKILRWSLDHKLIVLTLSLFTVFVGFMFLRSTKKEFFPITDEGAFIVRFETPIGTSFDFTNSKAKEVEAILLKNPYIDRFGIAIGQGVAGRPDVNGGQAFIFLKDRSVRPHQAVIMDQLRRELTKIKDIKVSVEAFPIVMGAGKQTDITYAVRGPSLEELQRISDKMVAEFRQRPGYKDVDTDLRLNEPQIQIRVNREKLGDLGITVEDVGITLSILFGKYKFGTYEVGGESYNAYIKADPEFVKNWENLKKVYLRTKDGGLVPLTDVVSLQIAPGYHVINRYNRQYSFTFYANLSGKALGDATAEVEAWLKNNLPPGYFFEATGQTKEFARAFKGLVFALTTAIVGIYMVLASLFESYRHPFTVLLTVPLSLSGAFGLMYLTGTSLSVPSYFGIILLIGIVVRDAVLFIERIIQLRKEGYETRNAILQARRERLRPILMTTLTIVFALFPVALGLTAGSELRKPLAIAVIGGIASALPLSLLVLPIVYEMFDSLRWRKRRN, from the coding sequence ATGTACAGATTTTTCATTCGCAGACCAGTAACCACTATTATGTTCATGCTCTCTTTTGTTCTCCTGGGCTTGTTTACCTATACGAAAATACCCGTTGACAGGCTTCCCAATGTAGACTTTCCCATAGTTACCGTAACTACAACTTATCAAGGGGCTGACCCAGGTGTTGTGGACACTAATGTGACAAGATACATAGAGGATGAGGTCTCTACAGTAAGCGGTATAGATGCTATCATTTCGCAAAGTTACGCTGGCACATCAAGAGTGACTATAGTTTTTACTCTTGATAAGAACATAGATGTGGGCGCTCAGGAGGTCAGGGATGCTGTTCAAAGAGCCTACAGACGTATGCCTGTAGGTGTGGATCCTCCAGTGGTCACAAAAGTTGACACGAGCGGTTTTCCAATTCTTGCCATTCACCTGCACTCTAAAAGCGTGGATTATCAAACCATTGCTTATTATGCTGATAAAGTGATAAGTAGAGAATTTCAGAAGATAAATGGAGTGGGTAACGTAGGGTTAGGGGGATTTAGGGATAATGTGCTTTGGGTAAGAATATTTCCAGAAAGGCTTTATTCTTATGGTATTACACCGGTAGATGTCTTAAATGCGGTTTCCAACAACCATCTTGAGGTACCTACAGGTACTATATATGGAAAGGATAAGGAATATATCATCAGACTGTATGGTAAGGTTCAAGATCCTAAGGAGCTTGACGATACTTACATTAAGGGCAACATAAAACTCAGAGATGTAGGCTTTGTAGAGTTTACCGAAGACGAAAAGCGAGGTATGGCGAGGTTCAAAGGTGAGCAATCTGTAGCTATGATCATTTATAAACAATCGGGATTTAATACCGTAGCTGTAGCTGATGCGGTAAAAGCAAAAATGGCAGAATTGAACAAACAACTGCCCCCTGGCATGCGCATGGACATCACCTTTGATACCAGCGTATTTCCAAAAGATAGCGCGCATGCTGCTGTGGAAGAGATCATCATGGGAAGCTTTTTAACCGCTATCGTCGTATTCCTTTTTTTGGGAAGCTTTAGACTCACATTTATTCCTATCTTTGCCATACCCGTTACATTACTCAGCGCTGTGATATTCCTTTACTATACGGGTAATTCCTTGAATACTTTTACTTTATTGGCTCTTGCTGTAGCTGTGGGTATAGTGATAGATGATGCCATAGTAGTGATAGAGAGCATATACAGGAGAAGAGAAGAGGGTCTTGAGAGAATAGAAGCGGCTGAAGTAGGTACGCGCATAGTGGTCTTTGCCTTGCTTGCCTCTACATCATCCCTCGTTATAGTTTTTCTGCCCATCATATTTCTCAAAGGAGTAATAGGCAGTTTCTTTGGCAGTTTTGCCTTAACTTTGGTAGTTGCCATAGCTGTCTCTTACGTGGTAGCAATAAGCTTTACCCCTATGGCGAGCGCAAGGATGATAAGGGAAGTCAAAGAAAATGCCTTTATGAGAGTATACGGAAAGTTTGAAGCCTTATTCGACAAAATTCTAAGATGGTCCCTTGATCATAAATTGATTGTGCTTACCCTTTCTCTCTTTACAGTCTTTGTAGGTTTTATGTTTCTAAGGTCTACTAAAAAGGAATTTTTCCCTATTACCGACGAAGGGGCTTTTATAGTGAGGTTTGAAACTCCCATAGGTACTTCTTTTGATTTTACCAACAGCAAAGCAAAAGAGGTGGAAGCCATACTTCTTAAGAATCCTTACATTGACAGGTTTGGAATAGCCATAGGTCAAGGTGTCGCAGGAAGACCTGATGTTAATGGAGGGCAGGCTTTCATCTTTCTAAAAGACAGATCCGTAAGACCCCATCAGGCGGTTATTATGGACCAGCTCAGAAGGGAACTTACTAAAATAAAGGACATAAAAGTGAGCGTTGAAGCCTTTCCTATAGTGATGGGTGCAGGCAAACAGACGGACATAACCTACGCGGTGAGAGGTCCATCCTTGGAAGAGCTACAGAGGATATCTGACAAGATGGTGGCGGAGTTCAGACAAAGACCAGGCTATAAAGATGTGGATACGGATCTTAGACTCAACGAACCACAGATACAAATTAGGGTAAACAGGGAAAAGCTTGGAGATCTCGGCATAACTGTTGAGGACGTAGGGATAACCTTAAGCATACTCTTTGGCAAATATAAGTTTGGTACTTACGAAGTGGGGGGTGAAAGTTACAACGCTTACATAAAAGCTGATCCCGAATTTGTAAAAAACTGGGAGAATCTAAAGAAGGTTTATCTGAGGACAAAAGATGGTGGACTTGTACCACTGACGGATGTTGTAAGCCTTCAAATTGCACCAGGCTATCACGTGATCAACAGATACAACAGACAATACTCCTTTACCTTTTACGCAAACCTCTCGGGAAAGGCACTGGGAGATGCTACAGCCGAAGTAGAAGCTTGGCTCAAAAACAATCTGCCACCTGGATACTTCTTTGAAGCTACAGGTCAGACCAAGGAATTTGCGAGAGCCTTCAAGGGTCTAGTTTTTGCTTTAACTACGGCGATTGTAGGTATATATATGGTTCTTGCCAGTCTATTTGAAAGCTACAGGCATCCCTTCACCGTGCTTTTGACAGTCCCGCTTAGTCTTTCTGGTGCATTCGGACTAATGTACCTTACCGGCACATCTTTGAGTGTACCATCATATTTTGGTATCATACTACTCATAGGCATAGTGGTCAGAGATGCGGTACTTTTTATAGAGAGGATCATACAACTCAGAAAGGAGGGCTATGAGACGAGAAACGCCATACTTCAAGCTAGGAGGGAAAGGCTCAGACCAATACTCATGACCACACTCACTATAGTATTTGCTCTATTCCCTGTAGCTCTTGGGCTTACTGCAGGATCGGAGCTTAGAAAACCCTTAGCTATTGCAGTTATAGGAGGTATAGCCTCTGCTCTCCCTCTTAGCCTGCTCGTACTTCCCATAGTTTACGAAATGTTTGACAGTTTGAGATGGAGAAAGCGTAGAAACTAA